Proteins encoded together in one Salarias fasciatus chromosome 17, fSalaFa1.1, whole genome shotgun sequence window:
- the LOC115404321 gene encoding histone-lysine N-methyltransferase PRDM9-like, with protein sequence MAWKSKGSSLPPASLHLLVPPVRLMSAFMWRVVQQRSVMQYDKLVDFISLATEMVPELLGPSQKAQLVLGLRARLVLELCRGDGVANLPVIQSHLDKIHTFSAELSSSEQMVGADILKTSYSNFASLVQNILNVPFEKEFFFQEIFPANYGTAYNKRLEQLVSLFISRLEQLLPIPNLQQTTAWLNETSESEEFKHHLCEPFAMKSLLNHHRQLGTLNSAWPICNEDIILSTLALPTQTAVERYTEPYSDDDDDEDYDNEGESLVLQDSDEDSGQSLEATEEDWLPQKKSGPLSRLFLCPQCSFTHRTKRKVQEHIQTEHRAAAPVHKKRSVKQARRKTQESRQDTNAEKKAESDMEKQRKRKLKDAVDKKWDEKLKKDNVENKRRRRRKEPTGEDKRFLSTRPVSKNFTEEETKCSMCEKIFEHPNQLKTHMKIHTFRYRCSQCEKGFTSQSGYYQHQRLHKKGRIFICKQCNKGFLCSYSLKQHERLHEGPSNLCNICGKNFSKAGIIRHMQMHRGERNYLCTTCGKSFLSSGELVLHTRTHTGEMPYTCVHCGKGFSSKSHLNVHTRSHTGERPYLCTECPKRFLTLNCLKRHTLSHNGVKPFKCPHCDREFSQQGNLKRHMVTHKPSTA encoded by the exons atggcCTGGAAGAGCAAAG gctcctctctgcctccagcCTCCCTGCACCTCCTGGTGCCTCCGGTGCGGCTGATGTCCGCCTTCATGTGGCGGGTGGTGCAGCAGCGCAGCGTGATGCAGTACGACAAGCTGGTGGACTTCATCAGCCTGGCGACGGAGATGGTCCCGGAGCTGCTGGGTCCCAGCCAGAAGGCTCAGCTGGTGCTGGGCCTGAGAGCCAGG TTGGTCCTGGAGCTCTGTCGCGGTGACGGTGTCGCTAACCTGCCAGTCATTCAGAGCCACCTCGATAAAATCCACACGTTCAGTGCCGAGCTGAGCTCCAGTGAACAGATG GTCGGCGCTGATATTTTGAAGACGTCTTACAGCAACTTTGCCAGCTTGGTTCAGAACATCCTGAATGTTCCTTTTGAAAAAGAGTTCTTCTTCCAA GAGATTTTCCCAGCAAACTACGGCACTGCCTATAACAAGAGGCTGGAGCAGCTCGTGTCCTTGTTCATCTCCAgactggagcagctgctgcccaTACCCAACCTGCAACAG aCCACAGCTTGGCTCAATGAAACATCCGAATCAGAGGAATTCAAACACCACCTCTGTGAACCTTTTGCCATGAAGTCTCTTCTGAATCATCACAGGCAGTTAGGGACACTCAACTCAG CGTGGCCCATCTGTAACGAGGACATCATTCTGTCCACGCTGGCTCTGCCCACTCAGACAGCCGTGGAGAGATATACTGAGCCGTACAGTGACGATGACGACGATGAGGATTATGACAATGAGGGGGAGTCACTGGTGCTGCAGGATTCAGACGAAGACTCAGGGCAAAGCTTGGAGGCCACCGAAGAAGACTGGCTGCCGCAGAAGAAATCAG GTCCACTGTCTCGATTATTCCTCTGCCCTcagtgttcattcacacaccgCACAAAGAGGAAAGTCCAGGAGCACATCCAGACGGAGCACCGCGCCGCCGCGCCCGTCCACAAGAAGAGATCCGTCAAACAGGCCAGAAGGAAGACCCAGGAGAGCAGGCAGGACACGAACGCCGAGAAAAAAGCGGAGAGCGACATGGAGAAGCAGAGGAAACGCAAACTGAAAGACGCCGTGGACAAAAAGTGGGACGAAAAGCTAAAGAAGGATAACGTGGAAAACAAGAGGCGACGGCGGCGGAAAGAGCCCACCGGGGAGGACAAACGGTTCCTGAGCACCCGGCCCGTGAGCAAAAACTTCACGGAGGAGGAGACCAAGTGCTCCATGTGTGAGAAAATCTTCGAACACCCGAACCAGCTGAAGACGCACATGAAGATCCACACCTTCCGGTACCGCTGCAGCCAGTGCGAGAAGGGCTTCACCAGCCAGTCGGGCTACTATCAGCACCAGAGGCTCCACAAGAAGGGCCGGATATTCATCTGCAAGCAGTGCAACAAGGGCTTCCTGTGCAGCTACTCCCTCAAGCAGCACGAGCGCCTGCACGAGGGCCCCAGCAACCTGTGCAACATCTGCGGGAAAAACTTCAGCAAGGCGGGCATCATCAGACACATGCAGATGCACCGAGGCGAGAGGAACTACCTGTGCACCACCTGCGGGAAGTCCTTCCTGTCCTCGGGCGAGCTGGTGCTGCACACGCGGACTCACACCGGCGAGATGCCGTACACCTGCGTCCACTGCGGGAAGGGCTTCTCCAGCAAGAGCCACCTCAACGTGCACACGCGCTCGCACACGGGCGAGCGGCCGTACCTGTGCACGGAGTGCCCCAAGCGCTTCCTCACGCTGAACTGTCTGAAGAGACACACGCTGAGCCACAACGGGGTGAAGCCCTTCAAGTGTCCTCACTGCGACCGGGAGTTCTCCCAGCAGGGGAACCTGAAGAGACACATGGTGACGCACAAACCCTCCACCGCATGA
- the tspan33a gene encoding tetraspanin-33, with translation MGRRRRGAPGADFTFVSPVVKYLLFLFNFIFWVISLVMVAIGVYARVMKHAEAALACLSVDPAIMLLVVGVLMFIITFCGCVGSIRENICLLQIFCVCLTVIFLLQLVAGILGFVFSDKARDKVTEIINDAIVHYRNDLDLQNLIDFGQREFGCCGGISYTDWSRNMYFNCDDSNPSRERCSVPFSCCIVTKEKEVINTMCGQDMQVLEFSEAGNHIHTNGCIDKLVNWIHSNLFLLGGIALGLAIPQLVGILLSQILINQIKDQIELQSYSQQHRSDPWS, from the exons ATGGGAAGAAGACGCAGAGGCGCACCTGGAGCTGACTTCACATTTGTCAGTCCCGTGGTCAAATACCTGCTCTTTTTGTTTAACTTTATATTCTGG GTAATCTCGTTGGTGATGGTGGCGATTGGTGTGTATGCCCGTGTGATGAAACATGCAG AAGCGGCACTGGCTTGTCTGTCAGTGGATCCCGCCATCATGCTGCTGGTGGTCGGGGTCCTCATGTTCATCATCACCTTCTGCGGCTGTGTGGGCTCCATCCGGGAAAACATCTGTCTCCTGCAGATC TTCTGCGTCTGCCTCACTGTCATTTTCTTGCTGCAGCTGGTTGCCGGCATCCTCGGCTTTGTCTTCTCAGATAAG GCACGAGATAAAGTGACCGAGATCATCAATGACGCCATCGTTCACTACAGAAACGATCTGGACCTGCAAAACCTGATTGACTTTGGCCAGAGAGAG TTTGGCTGCTGTGGAGGCATTTCATACACAGACTGGTCCCGGAATATGTACTTTAACTGTGACGACTCGAATCCCAGCAGAGAGCGCTGCTCCGTCCCCTTTTCCTGCTGCATCGTAACCAAAGAAAAG gaAGTGATCAACACCATGTGTGGCCAAGACATGCAGGTCTTGGAGTTCTCCGAAGCTGGAAACCACATCCACACTAACGGCTGCATCGACAAACTGGTGAACTGGATCCACAGTAACCTGTTCCTGCTGGGAGGGATCGCTCTGGGTCTGGCCATACCACAG CTGGTGGGCATCCTCTTGTCTCAGATCCTCATAAACCAGATTAAAGACCAGAtcgagctgcagagctacagccaGCAGCACCGCTCTGACccgtggagctga